The Bacillus zhangzhouensis region TGATGCAGTGATGCTTGTCGTACCTTATTACAACAAGCCATCACAGGAAGGCATGTATGCACACTTTAAAGCAATTGCCGAGTCTACATCTCTTCCTGTTATGCTTTACAATGTACCAGGAAGAACGGCAGCTTCATTAGCACCAGAAACAACGATTAAGCTTGCCCAAATACCAAACATTGTTGCCATCAAAGAAGCAAGCGGCGATCTTGATGCTATGACAAAAATCATTGCAGAGACGCCAGAAGATTTCGACGTATATTCAGGAGACGACAGCTTAACACTTCCAGCTGTATCTGTTGGTGCAAAAGGAGTTGTGTCTGTTGCGTCTCATATCGTAGGGCTGGATATGCAGCAAATGCTGAAAAGCTATGCTTCAGGCCAAACAGCTAATGCAGCATTGATCCATCAAAAGCTGCTTCCAATTATGAAACAACTTTTCTCAGCGCCAAATCCAACGCCTGTCAAAACAGCTCTTCAGCTGAAAGGACTAGACGTCGGATCTGTTCGTCTTCCGCTTTTGCCTTTGTCAGAAAAAGAGAGACTGGATTTAAGCAGCATTTTAAACAGCTGATCAAAACAAAAGATTTCGTAAGCGGTCATTCTCAGATGTCCCTGAGTATGACCGTTTGTTATACATAAACACTTTCTTAAAATGTGACTTCATCTTGTTTTCTAAAATTAGATTCAGTTATAATAGCATTAAGCGATGATGGACGGGCTTGAGACTAGGAGGATAAGAAATTTGAAAAAGAAAAATACAGAGAACGTAAGAATTATTGCACTCGGAGGCGTTGGAGAAATCGGGAAAAATCTATATGTCATTGAGATTGATTCGGACATATATGTAGTAGATGCAGGTTTAATGCATCCAGAAAATGAAATGCTAGGCATTGACGTCGTCATTCCTGATATCTCTTATTTAACAGAGCGTGCTGATCGGGTGAAAGCAATTTTTCTTACCCACGGACATGATGAAGCAATCGGAGGCGTCTTCCATTGCTTGAGCAAATTGTCTGTACCAGTCTACGGAACGAAGCTGACCCTTGCGTTACTTCGAGAAAAATTAAAGCAGTATGGCTTCAATCAAAAAGCTGATTTGCGTGAGGTACATGCAAAATCAGTCATTACTTTTGAAACAACAAAAGTATCATTCTTTAGAACGAATCACAGCATCCCTGATTCAGTTGGGATCAGCTTCAAAACCTCTCTTGGTTCAATTGTATGCACAGGTGATTTTAAATTTGATCAAACCCCAGCGCTTAACCAAGCCTGTGACATCGGAGAGATAGCGAAAATTGGAAACAACGGCGTTTTAGCACTACTTTCAGACAGTGCAAATGCTGAAAAACCAGGCTATACACCTTCTGAGGCGCTCGTCCAAGACGAAATCTCAAATGCAATGTACAATGCTGAGAATCGTGTGATTGTTGCTGTGTCTTCATCTAATATTAACCGCGTGCAGCAGATTATTAATGCAACAAATCAAAATGGCCGTAAGCTTGCCGTTGCAGGGAAGAATATGATGACAACCCTTCAGCTGGCGATCAAGCTTGGTTATGTTACAGCAGACGAAGAATTATTTGTACCGGTTCAAGAAGTGAAGAAAATGGCGAAAAACGATGTGGTCATCCTGACCGCTGGAAGCCACGGAGAGCCGCTTGCTGCTTTAACAAAAATGGCGAAGCAAAATCACAAACAGCTTCATATTGAAAAAGATGACACTGTTGTGATTGCATCTACACCTCTTCCTGGACAAGAACTCACATACTCTAAAACAGTGGATTTCCTAACAAGAAGCGGAGCACAAGTCATTTTTGCACAAAAACGAGTGCATGTATCTGGACATGGCTGCCAAGAAGAGTTAAAGCTGATGCTGAACTTACTAAAACCGAAGTATTTAATTCCGGTGAATGGCGAGTATCGTATGCAAAAAGCACATTCTCGTATTGCGGAAGAAGTAGGCATGAAACGCAGTGACATTTTCTTGATTGATAAAGGAGATGTTGTTGAGTTTAGAGGACAGAACGTCAAAATCGGTGAAAAAGTCCATCAAGGGAACATTTTAATCGATGGTCTTGGCGTTGGTGATATCGGAAACATCGTGTTACGCGATAGACGTCTATTGTCTCAAGATGGCATCTTGATTGTTGTCATTACGCTCGATAAACAAAAGAAACAATTAATTTCTGGACCTGAAATCATCACAAGAGGATTTGTATATGTAAGAGAATCCGAAGAGCTGATTGTGAAAGCAACAGAAATGGTCAAAGGGATTGTCAAAGAGCAAACAGAAAATTCAATTGTTGAATGGTCAACATTGAAACAATCCATGCGCGATGTACTCAATCAATTCCTATATGAAAAAACAAAACGTAAGCCGATGATCATTCCAATTATTATGGAAGTGTGATGATAAATCCCAAGGAGCAAAAGCTCTTTGGGATTTTTTGATGTGGCGTGTTGAATGCGGATGGAATATACCCTATTTGTTCATAATAGGAGAAGAGTTTGAGGAAAGGATGGAGACAAATGGACGAAAAGAATGAACAGCAGCCTGAGCGAAAGCCAGAAGAAAAAGATAGCATTATGAGCAAAATACAGCAGCTCGGTGAAACAGCCGTTCCACAGCTGCCGCAAGATACAAATATCCATTGCCTCACCATTATTGGACAAATTGAAGGCCACATGCAGCTTCCACCGCAAAATAAAACAACCAAATACGAACATGTCATTCCGCAAATCGTAGCCGTTGAACAGAACCCGAAAATTGAGGGCCTTTTGATCATCTTAAATACAGTAGGGGGAGATGTTGAAGCGGGACTCGCGATTGCAGAAATGCTTGCTTCTTTATCGAAACCAACTGTCTCGATTGTGCTTGGCGGCGGCCACTCTATAGGTGTCCCGATTGCTGTATCGTGTGACTATTCGTATATTGCAGAAACAGCCACGATGACCATTCATCCTGTGCGGTTAACAGGTCTTGTGATTGGTGTTCCCCAAACCTTTGAATACTTAGATAAAATGCAGGAAAGAGTTATTAACTTTGTCACAAGCCACTCCAACATTACAGAAGAGAAGTTTAAAGAGCTCATGTTCTCAAAAGGCAATTTGACAAGAGACATCGGAACAAATGTCGTTGGTCATGAGGCAGCGGAATACGGACTCATAAATGAAGTGGGCGGCGTAGGACAAGCAATTAAAAAGTTGAACGAACTTATCGGAGACGGGGCATCTCAAAACAAGGGGCTGATCCAATGATATTATATACACCTATGCCATATGAAGCTATTTACGCTGAGGAACAGGGAGAACGCAAACTCCAGCAGGTAAACATACAAGGTGTGCCTGTGATGGTTGAAATGAAAGAAGATGAAGCAGAAATCGTTCAAGTCATGAGCACCAATCCAATGGATTTTCTCAATCAAGAGCTTGCACCAGGCAAGCGATTGAAGTTACATTTAGGCGCTAATCAAACCAACTCATATGAATGATTCTATGCTATAATAAAAGGAAAACTTACAACAAGATGCAGCCAAAACCAGGCTGCTTTCTTTCTGATCTTTCGGTAGGTTATATTTTCTTTCGTAGTAAGGTGATGAGTATGGCTAAAAAGAGAAAACGAAAAACGAGAAAAAAACAAAATAAACAGCTAAAACTGAAATATGAATTAAATGGGTTAGTCTGTATTGCCATAGCGATCATTGCCATTTTACAGCTGGGCGTTGTTGGACAAACCTTTGTACATCTATTCCGATTCTTTGCAGGTGAATGGTTCATTCTCTGCCTTATCGGATTATTTCTTTTTGGTGTGACGATTTTTTGGAAAAAACAAATCCCAGATATTTTGACAAGAAGAAAAGCAGGTCTTTACTGCATCATTGCGAGTATCTTGCTTTTGTCACATGTGAAGCTCTTTCAGCATCTTTCATCCGCTGGTGTTATTGGCTCTCAAAGTGTAATTAGAAATACTTTTGAGCTTTTCTTGATGGATATGAAAGGTGAAACAGGTTCGCCTGATTTAGGGGGCGGCATGATTGGTGCCGTATTGTTTGCTGCTTCTTATTTCTTATTTGCGCAAGCAGGCTCGCAAATCATGGCGATTGTTCTGATGCTGATTGGAATTGTTCTGATAACAAATCGATCCCTTCAGGAAATGGTGAAAAAAGTGACGATTCCTCTATCACAATTTATGGTGAAGCAGTGGAAAGCGTTTGTTCAAGATATGAAAGGAATCAGGCAGGCGAAAAAGAGCGCACCCTCTCAGAAAACAGGTGAAAAGAAAAAACGTTCACGCATTCAAGAAGATGGGGATGATTTGATTGTAATCGAACAGGAAATGCCGTCTTCTGATAATAGCCAGCCGATTATTTCAAGCTTTGCAGACAGAGATGACATTCTCACCCCGCCGGTTCAAAAAAAGCAGGCGGCAAAAGAGACAGAGCCTATTCAGGAGTCTGTGCAAAGTGCACTAGTTCAATCAGATACAGCCGATGAACCAAAAGAGGCGCCGCCGATGACATTTACTGAACTTGAAAACAAAGATTACGAATTGCCGTCACTTGATATTTTGGCAGATCCCCAGCATTCAGGTCAGCAAACAGATAAGAAAAATATATATGAAAATGCAAGAAAGCTTGAAAAAACATTTCAAAGCTTTGGTGTGAAAGCAAAAGTCACACAGGTTCATTTAGGTCCAGCTGTGACCAAATATGAAGTATATCCAGATGTCGGTGTGAAGGTCAGCAAAATCGTCAATCTAAGTGATGATTTAGCTCTCGCCCTTGCAGCAAAGGACATTCGAATTGAGGCGCCGATTCCTGGTAAATCAGCCATCGGCATTGAAGTTCCGAATGCAGAAATCGCCATGGTTTCATTAAAAGAAGTATTAGAATCGAAGCAAAATGACCGTCCAAATGCTAAGCTCCTTATTGGACTAGGCCGCAATATCTCGGGTGAAGCTGTGCTTGCTGAAATGAACAAAATGCCGCATTTGCTCGTAGCAGGTTCGACTGGAAGCGGAAAAAGTGTGTGTATCAATGGCATTATCACAAGTATTCTTATGAGAGCGAAGCCCCATGAAGTGAAAATGATGATGATTGATCCGAAAATGGTTGAATTAAATGTGTATAACGGCATTCCGCATCTATTGGCTCCTGTCGTAACAGACCCTAAGAAAGCCTCGCAGGCACTGAAAAAAGTAGTCAGCGAAATGGAACGCCGCTATGAATTGTTTTCGCATACGGGGACAAGAAATATTGAAGGATATAATGATTACATTAAACGAATGAATCAAACAGAAGATGCGAAACAGCCAGAGCTTCCTTATATTGTCGTCATTGTAGACGAGCTTGCAGATTTAATGATGGTGGCTTCCTCTGATGTAGAAGATTCCATTACAAGACTTTCTCAAATGGCCCGTGCTGCGGGGATTCATTTGATTATCGCCACACAAAGACCTTCTGTCGATGTCATTACAGGTGTCATTAAAGCCAACATCCCGTCCCGCATTGCCTTTAGTGTATCCTCACAAACAGATTCAAGGACGATCCTTGATATGGGGGGGGCAGAAAAGCTGCTGGGCAGAGGAGACATGCTGTTTTTACCTGTAGGTGCAAACAAACCGGTTCGTGTGCAAGGCGCCTTTTTATCAGATGAAGAAGTGGAACATGTTGTTGATCATGTGATCACACAGCAAAAAGCACAATACCAAGAGGAAATGATTCCAAGCGAAGAAACGCAGGAACAGCTTGCGGCTGTGGAAGATGATTTATATGATGAAGCAGTTGAATTGATTATCGGCATGCAGACGGCTTCTGTTTCTATGCTGCAAAGAAGATTCCGCATCGGCTACACCCGGGCGGCACGTCTCATTGACGCAATGGAAGAGCGGGGTGTGGTAGGACCATATGAAGGAAGTAAACCGAGAGAAGTTCTTCTCTCAAAAGAACAATATGACGAGCTCTCTTCATAAGTTGAAGAGAGCTTTCCTGAAAAATAGTAAACGATAGTATGATTATGTGAACTGAATGTCAGACTATTTATTTATTTGCAAAAACATGATATAGTTATGTTCAACTTATCTCGGAATAGAGATTTCTCATCTTATCATTTGCATTGATTAGACGGAGGGAAAACATGTCGACCAAAACAGACAATCGCCATTTATATTTGAAAGTGATTGACCGTATTAAAGAAGATATTCAAACAGGTGTATATGCCGAAAAAGAAAAGCTGCCTTCTGAGTTTGAGCTCTCAAAGCTGTTAGGTGTGAGCAGAGCGACACTGCGTGAAGCCCTTCGTATATTGGAAGAAGAGAAGTATTTAATTAGAAGGCATGGGGTCGGAACTTTCGTCAACTCAAGACCACTTTTTTCGACTGGCATAGAACAGCTGACAAGTGTCACGAAAATGATTGAGCAGGTCAATATGACGCCTGGTACCATCTTTTTATCCTCGCAAGAAGGGGAGCCAACAGAGAATGATGTCATTCGTTTTCAGTGTGATGAATCTGATGGGATTTTTTCGATGGAACGCGTTCGAACGGCAGATGGACAGCCAGTTGTTTATTGTTTAGATAAAATTCCGGTTAAACACCTTCCCGATTCTTTTACACATGAAGAAGAGTCTCTTTTTGAGCTGTTTGGAAGAGAACCGCACAGCGGAATTAAATATGCAGTTGCAGACATTGAACCAATCGGCTACCATGATCAGGTCTCACCGATTCTAGATTGTGACCCTGAAACGGCGTTATTATTACTGAAACAAATGCACTATGATCAGGATGATCAGCCGGTCTTATACTCCCTCAATTATTTTCGAGCGGATAAATTTAGCTTTCATGTCATACGTAAACGATTTTAGCAAGCAGTCGCTTTCATAAGCAGCTGCTTTTTGTTTGCCCATACATAATCCTCGTTAAATTTGCCACACTAATATGTAACAGTATATAGAATTGGGTGAATGATGTTGGGCGAGAAAACAGTCAGTAAAAAGAATATTATTGCATTATCATCAGTGCCTCTAATCATGACACTAGGGAACTCGATGTTAATACCAGTATTGCCAGAGATAGAAAAGAAACTCTCGATCACTTCCTTTCAAGTCTCTCTCATTATTACGGTATATTCGGTTGTAGCAATCTTATGTATTCCAATTGCCGGTTACTTATCAGACCGGATTGGGCGGAAAAAGGTACTGCTGCCGTGTCTTTTAATCGCCGGACTTGGAGGGGCTGTGGCAGCAGTCGCCTCAACGATCATGAAAGAACCTTATATGTGGATTCTGTTTGGCAGAGTCCTTCAAGGTATTGGTTCAGCTGGAGCCGCACCTGTTGTTATGCCGTTTATAGGAGATTTGTTTCATGATGATGAAGAGGTAAGTGCAGGACTTGGCGCCATTGAAACCTCTAACACAGCGGGAAAGGTCCTAAGTCCTATTATTGGGGCACTTCTTGCTTCATGGTTTTGGTTTGTGCCGTTTTGGTTCATCCCGTTTTTTTCAATCATCAGCTTTCTCATGGTACTGTTGATGGTAGAGTCGGCAAAAAAAGAAGAGGACCCGCCTGCATTTAAAGAATTTTTAAAATCAACAAAGACCATTTTTAAGCATGAGGGACGCTGGCTTTATGCCATTTTTGCTATTGGCGGTTTTATTATGTTTCTTCTTTTTGGTGTGCTTTTTTACTTATCTGATAACCTAGAGGCGGCTTATCAAATAAAGGGTATCAAAAAAGGATTCCTACTGAGTATCCCGCTCCTTTTTCTATCAATCAGTTCCTACATTGCTGGAAAAACGATTGGAAAAGAAAAAGGGAAAATGAGAATCTTTTTAATCGCAGGTATGGCTTTGTTATCACTTTCTTATATTTTTTTATGGTGGAATCACAGCTTTTACGTATTGTTTATCTGTTTAAGTATTGGCGGTGTTGGCATCGGAATTGTGCTACCTGCACTTGATGCGCTGATTACAGAAGGAATTGAAAAAGAACAGTGCGGTACCATTACATCATTTTATAGCAGTATGCGTTTTATCGGTGTTGCATTAGGACCTCCGATTTTTGCCTATCTTATGGATAAAGGGGACTCCACTGTTTTTATTCTCTCGACCATTTGCAGTCTCATTTCACTATGTTTGGTCCTCTTTTTCATCCAGCCAGATGAAAAGGATGAGAGCGAACAATTGAAAACAGTTTAAAATATAGAAAAAAGATGGCATTTTGCCATCTTTTTTCTTTTTATAAATTGACATGTAAAATTTTGATAGTTAAACTAATGTATGGTGATATCTTTTAAATTATTTTAAATTGGAGGTGTTCAAAAACATTCATTTTCTGTCTTTTCATTTCATTAGGCAGAAATTGAGCTCGTGTGCTGATGATGGAGATATGTTTCTTCAACACGAAAGGACAATTGAATAGGTCATCCTGCCATTTGAAGGAGACGCAGTCAGCACTTCAGACACGCTCAAATTACAGCAAATTGATTGATGAACTAGAAGGAGCTTGAAGTAGCGATGTTGCAAATAATTAAAGCAAGATGGATTGTATTAGTGGTGTGGATGATAACAGCTGTAATTCTGTTTATTACTGCGCCAGATTTAGAGGAATTAACAAGAGAAAAAGGGCAATTAAAGGTTCCGGAGGAGACACCAACAGCTGAGGCACTTCACCTATTGGATAAGCTGTCACATACGAACGGGAAAAAAGATACAGGTGTGCTTGTATTCTCCGAACAACATCTGTTCCCTGAGAAAGAGCAGGAATTAAAAAAGGCTTTAGCTGCACTCATGACAAATGCCCCAGAACTCCACATTGACGGAATTACTTCGTATTTTCATGTAGATCCGGACATTCAAAAACAACTTTTATCAAAGGATAAAAGTACACTTCTTGTTCCATTCAAATTCGACCACTACGAAACAAAAGCTGTGAAGATCAAAGAACAAATTGAGGAAGTTTTAAAGCCCTATCATGTCTCATATGAAATAACGGGTCAAAAATTTGTGGATTCAGATGTCATACAAAGCTCTCAACAAGGTCTGAAGAAAACTGAACTTATTACGATGATTTTTATTTTCTTTATTTTAATAATTGTTTTCAGATCAATATTGGCACCTGTAGTTCCGCTCATTACGATAGGCATTTCTTACGCAGTCAGCCGGTGTATTGTGGCTTTTCTCGTAGAATATACGCAATTTCCTCTATCTAATTTTACTCAGATTTTTATGGTAGCCATTATGTTCGGGATCGGAACGGATTATTGCATCCTGCTGTTAAGCCGTTTTAAAGAGGAGATCAGTCAAGGCCGTGATGTCAAAGAATCAATTATCATCACGTATCGATGTGCAGGGAAAACGGTATTTTTCAGCGGCTTAGCCGTGTTAGTCGGCTTCTCAAGTATTGGATTTGCAAAATTCCAATTGTATCAATCAGCCGTTAGTGTTGCCGTTGGAGTGCTCATTCTGCTGATTGCCCTTGTCACCATCGTTCCCTTTTTTATGTCTGTTTTCGGAAAATCTCTATTCTGGCCTTCTAAAAGAGAAAACATTCGGCACCCGCAAAGTAAAGTGTGGGAATGGGCTGGGCATTTTTCATTTAAAAGACCGCTGATCAGCTTAGGTTTAGTCGCTCTTATTACGGTGCCCCCTATTCTGATATACGACGGCACCCTATCTTATAACAGTTTAAATGAAATTGGGAATAAGTATGAGTCGGTGTCTGCAATTAATAAGATATCAGAGCAATTTGGCTTTGGTGAAGCGCTGCCACTGAATGTGCTGGTCGAAAATGATCATAAGCTAGATAATCAAGAAAAGATTGTCATGATTGAAAAACTGACTCGTAAATTAAATGATATTGACGAAGTCAAAACAGTCCGCAGTGTCACGCGTCCTGTAGGGGAAGGGCTGAGCCAGCTTTATGTCACCTCTCAAGCGAAAGAGCTGGGAGGAGAACTTGGCAAAGGACAGGAAGGAATTGGGAAAATCACTGATGGTTTGACCGAAACAAATCTTGCCCTTCTCAAACAAAAACCAAAAATTGAAGAATCCGCTCAAGGCATTGACCAGCTGATTGATGGAACAAAAGCAATCAAAAGCGGTATCGGAGAAGTCAGGGAATCTCTTATCTCTTTAGAAGATGGGGTGAGGCGCAGTAAAGATGGTGTCGGCACGATTCGAAGTAAAATTAAAGAAGCGAAAAAAGAATTAGAACAAGAATATCGCAGCAGCGAAACGATGATTCAAGAGCTTGAGCGAGTGGTGAATACACTGGAACGCCATGCGAAATCGAATCAGCAGCTGATGACAACCATTAAGAAAGTAAAGGCATCCTATGAAAATCTATCATTTGAAGCACTAGAAAATCGTCTTCCAGAAATAAAAGACATGGATGAATATAAACAAATCAAGAAAGTATTCAAAGAAACAAAAGGAATGCTTGATCAAGCAGGGGATCAAATGAGTGTATATGAAGAGGAAGCCTCTCATTTTAAACAAAAGATCAAGCAAGCAGATCAAGTGATTCAAACCTTATCAAGCAAGCAGAAAGAAGTAAAACGCCAAGTGAAAGCGCTCATGGATGGCCTTGATCAAATTTATGACGGTCTTGACCGAACAAATGAGGGCCAAAAACAATTGATTAAAGAAATGCCTAAAATTGAAGTTGGTGCAGATCAGCTGACAGACGGCCAAAAAGCCATCAAAAAAGGATTTAGCCAGCTTTCATCAAAACTGACATTATTAACAGATGGATTAGATGAAAGTATTGGAGGGCTTGAACAGGTCAAAAGCGGCTTTACCGAAGCTGACGGCTACTTAAAACAGCTTCAGCAAGCGCCAGATAAAGAAATAACGGGCTGGTTTATTCCAGAAGAAGTACTGAAACGCCAAAAATTTAAGCAAATCTTTCATACGTATATGTCTCCGGATCGTACATTAACGACCTTTGAAGTCATCTTAAATGTAAATCCATACAGCAATGAAGCAATGAAAGGTGTCGCCAAAATTGAGGAAACCCTTGATCAATATTTACCTGTAAGTGGACTCAAAAATGTCAAATATGGTATATCTGGTATCTCAAGCTTAAATGTGGATTTAAAAAAAACGTCTGACGGTGACTTTATTCGAACAGTTATTTTCATGTTAATTGGTATTTTTATTATTTTAATTATTTTATTACGGTCAATCGTCATGCCGATATACTTAACACTTTCACTGATTTTAACGTATTTTACATCTATCGGGTTAACAGAATGGATTTTTCAAACATTTTTTGGCTACGATGGTGTCGGCTGGGCAGTCCCATTTTTCAGCTTTGTTATTCTTGTGACGCTTGGAATCGATTATTCCATCTTCCTCATGGATCGTTTTAATGAATGGAAGGGAGAGCATGTACAAGCATCCATGATATCAGCGATGAGAAATATGGGTTCTGTTATTATTTCTGCAGTGGCCATTTTAGCGGGTACGTTCGCCGCTATGCTACCATCGGGAGTATTATCACTTGTTGAAATTGCAACGGTCGTACTCATTGGACTTTTATTATATGCTTTTGTTGTATTGCCGCTCTTTATTCCGGTCATGGTTCATATTTTCGATAAATGGAATTGGTGGCCGTTTAGAATGAAATAACAACTGGCGTCTCTGCTATAAGCAGAGGCGTTTTTATTTCCTATCCTTTCCTCTGATTGATATAATGTCTATTAAATGGCTGTTTCACGTATATATCAGCTATGTTCTAATACATAATAAATAGGATGAACAAAGGAGGTTTCTCATGACGTACTTACAAGAGAAGACACTGGATACACCTGGTCTTCATACTCATATTGTCAAAACAGAAAAATTTAAAACCGTGACAATCCTTTTTAAAATGCTAGCACCGTTATCCAAAGATGATGTCACCATGCGTTCTCTTTTCCCGCATGTGCTGTTAAGAGGAACAGAAAAGATGCCGAAAACAGGCGCATTGCGTGCCTATTTTGATGAGCTCTATGGAGCAACCGTTTCGGCAGACATGGCGAAAAAAGGTGAGAATCACATCATTACCTTCCGCTTGGAACTGGCGAATGAAAAATATTTAAAGGATCAAACCCCTTTACTAGAAAAAGGGATTTCCTTACTATCTGACCTATTATTCCACCCGCATGTTGAAGATGGGGTGTTTAGTCAATTATATGTAGATCAAGAAAAACGTACATTAAAACAGCGAATTCAGGCAGTCTATGATGACAAAATGCGTTATTCGAACTTAAGACTCGTGCAGGAAATGTGTAAAGGTGAACCATATGCACTGCACGTCAATGGTGAAATGGAAGACATCGAAGCAATCACTGCTCACTCGCTCTTTGAAGCTTATGAACATGCGCTTCAATCAAACCAGCTTGATCTTTATGTTGTGGGAGATGTTGAAGAACAAGACATCAGCCGAATGGTCTCCCAATACTTTAAAACAAGTGAAAGAGAACCAGTCAAACAACAGGCTGAATCAGCAAGACCTCAAAAAGAACCAAAAGAAGTCATTGATGAAGAGGATGTAAAACAAGGCAAGCTGAATATTGGCTTTCGCACACATACAACGATTGCAGATAAAGATTATCCGGCGCTGCATTTGTTTAATGGCATATTCGGCGGTTTCTCCCATTCTAAGCTATTCGTCAATGTTCGTGAAAAAGCAAGTCTTGCGTACTACGCTGTGTCCAGACTTGAGAGCTTTAAAGGCTTGATGATGGTCATGTCAGGGATTGAAGTCGGCAACTACCAGCAGGCAGTAGACATCATCAAAAAACAATTTGAAGCGATGCAAAAAGGTGATTTTTCAGATGAAGCAATTGATCAAACAAAAGCCGTCGTCAAAAACCAGCTGCTTGAAACAATCGATACGTCTTATGGGACAGCAGAATATTTGTATCAGCATGCCGTTGTGCCGACTGGGGAAACCCTTGATTCCTTTTTAGAAGCATTAGACCGAGTGACAAAAGAGGACATCATCAAAGTGGGTCAGAAAATCGAATGGGATACGACCTATTTTCTTAAAGGAACGGAGGGTGCTTCATGACAGTGAAAACAATTCAATTCGATCAGCTGCAAGAAACGGTCTATCACGAAAAAATGGAGAGCGGACTTGACGTCTATGTGCTCCCAAAGCAAGGGTTTAACAAAACCTATGCGACCTTTACAACAAAATACGGCTCTGTCGATAACGAATTTGTGCCGCTTGGCAAAGAAGACATGATTCGAGTGCCTGACGGAATTGCCCATTTCTTAGAGCATAAGCTGTTTGAAAAAGAAGATGGAGACGTGTTTCATACTTTTAGTAAACAAGGAGCATCCGCAAACGCTTTTACAACGTTTACGAGAACGGCTTATTTATTCTCAAGTACCTCAAATGTCGAACAAAACCTTGAGACACTCATTGATTTTGTTCAAGAGCCTTATTTTACTGAAAAAACAGTCGAAAAAGAAAAGGGCATTATTGGCCAAGAGATTAACATGTATGATGACAATCCGGACTGGCGTTTATTCTTTGGTCTGATTGAAAATTTATATCAAGAGCATCCTGTGAGAATAGATATTGCTGGAACAGTAGAGAGCATTGCCCCTATTACAAA contains the following coding sequences:
- a CDS encoding MFS transporter, which codes for MLGEKTVSKKNIIALSSVPLIMTLGNSMLIPVLPEIEKKLSITSFQVSLIITVYSVVAILCIPIAGYLSDRIGRKKVLLPCLLIAGLGGAVAAVASTIMKEPYMWILFGRVLQGIGSAGAAPVVMPFIGDLFHDDEEVSAGLGAIETSNTAGKVLSPIIGALLASWFWFVPFWFIPFFSIISFLMVLLMVESAKKEEDPPAFKEFLKSTKTIFKHEGRWLYAIFAIGGFIMFLLFGVLFYLSDNLEAAYQIKGIKKGFLLSIPLLFLSISSYIAGKTIGKEKGKMRIFLIAGMALLSLSYIFLWWNHSFYVLFICLSIGGVGIGIVLPALDALITEGIEKEQCGTITSFYSSMRFIGVALGPPIFAYLMDKGDSTVFILSTICSLISLCLVLFFIQPDEKDESEQLKTV
- a CDS encoding MMPL family transporter; this translates as MLQIIKARWIVLVVWMITAVILFITAPDLEELTREKGQLKVPEETPTAEALHLLDKLSHTNGKKDTGVLVFSEQHLFPEKEQELKKALAALMTNAPELHIDGITSYFHVDPDIQKQLLSKDKSTLLVPFKFDHYETKAVKIKEQIEEVLKPYHVSYEITGQKFVDSDVIQSSQQGLKKTELITMIFIFFILIIVFRSILAPVVPLITIGISYAVSRCIVAFLVEYTQFPLSNFTQIFMVAIMFGIGTDYCILLLSRFKEEISQGRDVKESIIITYRCAGKTVFFSGLAVLVGFSSIGFAKFQLYQSAVSVAVGVLILLIALVTIVPFFMSVFGKSLFWPSKRENIRHPQSKVWEWAGHFSFKRPLISLGLVALITVPPILIYDGTLSYNSLNEIGNKYESVSAINKISEQFGFGEALPLNVLVENDHKLDNQEKIVMIEKLTRKLNDIDEVKTVRSVTRPVGEGLSQLYVTSQAKELGGELGKGQEGIGKITDGLTETNLALLKQKPKIEESAQGIDQLIDGTKAIKSGIGEVRESLISLEDGVRRSKDGVGTIRSKIKEAKKELEQEYRSSETMIQELERVVNTLERHAKSNQQLMTTIKKVKASYENLSFEALENRLPEIKDMDEYKQIKKVFKETKGMLDQAGDQMSVYEEEASHFKQKIKQADQVIQTLSSKQKEVKRQVKALMDGLDQIYDGLDRTNEGQKQLIKEMPKIEVGADQLTDGQKAIKKGFSQLSSKLTLLTDGLDESIGGLEQVKSGFTEADGYLKQLQQAPDKEITGWFIPEEVLKRQKFKQIFHTYMSPDRTLTTFEVILNVNPYSNEAMKGVAKIEETLDQYLPVSGLKNVKYGISGISSLNVDLKKTSDGDFIRTVIFMLIGIFIILIILLRSIVMPIYLTLSLILTYFTSIGLTEWIFQTFFGYDGVGWAVPFFSFVILVTLGIDYSIFLMDRFNEWKGEHVQASMISAMRNMGSVIISAVAILAGTFAAMLPSGVLSLVEIATVVLIGLLLYAFVVLPLFIPVMVHIFDKWNWWPFRMK
- a CDS encoding insulinase family protein; the protein is MTYLQEKTLDTPGLHTHIVKTEKFKTVTILFKMLAPLSKDDVTMRSLFPHVLLRGTEKMPKTGALRAYFDELYGATVSADMAKKGENHIITFRLELANEKYLKDQTPLLEKGISLLSDLLFHPHVEDGVFSQLYVDQEKRTLKQRIQAVYDDKMRYSNLRLVQEMCKGEPYALHVNGEMEDIEAITAHSLFEAYEHALQSNQLDLYVVGDVEEQDISRMVSQYFKTSEREPVKQQAESARPQKEPKEVIDEEDVKQGKLNIGFRTHTTIADKDYPALHLFNGIFGGFSHSKLFVNVREKASLAYYAVSRLESFKGLMMVMSGIEVGNYQQAVDIIKKQFEAMQKGDFSDEAIDQTKAVVKNQLLETIDTSYGTAEYLYQHAVVPTGETLDSFLEALDRVTKEDIIKVGQKIEWDTTYFLKGTEGAS